One Palaeococcus ferrophilus DSM 13482 genomic window, ACATTATGTACTTCGGCGACTCGAACGTCTGGCTGGCCCACTCGAAGGATTTGCTCCACTGGGAGTACGAGGAACAACCTGTTCTAACGCCGAGGGGCTACCTCGTGGAGCCGGGACCCGCCCCCATGATGACCGACGAGGGGATACTCCTAATACACAACGAGGCCTTTGGGGAGGTGGGGAGCCTCGTCTACACGGTTCAGGCGGCGCTGTTTGATTTGGACGACCCGAGGAGGCTCCTATGGAGGACGGAGAAACCGCTGCTTCAGCCCGAGTTCGAGTGGGAGAAGAGAGGATGGGTGAACAACGTCGTCTTCGCCGAGGCGATGGTGGAGCACGAGGGAAGGTTCTACCTCTACTACGGCGGGGCTGACAGGTACGTGGGGCTCGCCCTCTCCGGAACCCCGGGTGGATTACCCTGAAATTTCGTATCATGTTATGCTGAAATATTGTAACCCCTCCGCCACTTTTTGACTTTTTTCTGTCTAAAAAAACTTAAAAATTCCGAACATTTTGTCATAATTAAGGCAATAACTGGAGGTGCGCTCATGGGATGGTTTGAGGAATATTTCGAGTTTGAGAGACACAGGACGGACATGAAAACGGAGATACTGGCGGGAGTTACGACCTTCATGACAATGGCGTACATACTCTTCGTGAACCCGGCGATACTGAGCGATGCCATGGGAAAGGGGGCTTTCGATTCTCTCGTCGCGGTCACTGCCCTCGCCGCGGGAATCGCGACGATAATAATGGGCATCTACGCCAAAAAGCCCTTCGCCCTCGCTCCGGGAATGGGTTTAAACGCTTACTTCGCCTACAGCGTTGTCCTCGGTATGGGCTACGACTGGCGCGTTGCACTCGCGGCGGTCTTCGTTGAGGGTATAATCTTCATCATACTGAGCGTCACGAAGGTCAGGAGCGCCATAATCCACGCCATTCCCCTCAGCCAGAAGTACGCGGTGGGAGCGGGTATAGGCCTGTTCCTCACGTTCATAGGCCTCAACGACGTCGGTCTCTTAACGGCCGTCACCAACAACGGGGTTTTGGCCTTCACCGGTCTCAACGCTTCGGCACTGATAACCCAGAAGGGACTCCTCTTCCTGTTCGGTCTGCTCCTCGCGGCAATCCTCATAGCCCTCCGCGTAAAGGGCGCCCTCCTCATCTCAATCCTCACCACGAGCATCATAGGGTGGATAACGGGCGCCGCCCCCTGGCCCGACCACATATTCTCCACCCCCACGGTGAGCTACACCTTCCTCAAGCTCGACCTCCAGGGTCTCCTCAACGTTGGGGCGCTTGGAGTTGTGTTCGCC contains:
- a CDS encoding NCS2 family permease, producing the protein MGWFEEYFEFERHRTDMKTEILAGVTTFMTMAYILFVNPAILSDAMGKGAFDSLVAVTALAAGIATIIMGIYAKKPFALAPGMGLNAYFAYSVVLGMGYDWRVALAAVFVEGIIFIILSVTKVRSAIIHAIPLSQKYAVGAGIGLFLTFIGLNDVGLLTAVTNNGVLAFTGLNASALITQKGLLFLFGLLLAAILIALRVKGALLISILTTSIIGWITGAAPWPDHIFSTPTVSYTFLKLDLQGLLNVGALGVVFAFFMVDFFDTLGTVTGLSAKAGFLTKEGKVPDAEKVLLTDAIGTTFGALLGTSTVTTYIESAAGIEEGGRTGMTALVTGVLFLALGLFIAPLASSIPAFATAPALV